The Longimicrobium sp. genome has a segment encoding these proteins:
- a CDS encoding SDR family NAD(P)-dependent oxidoreductase — protein MADPVEQLLEEMVEETQPKSLNYGASLRGRVAMVTGGATGIGKAIALEFARHGAHVAFNYFTYDGGGDIRGEAEQTAREITHLEVRVHHDECDVRDPRAVERFVAETQERLGGVHILVNNAGIARDRALWRLSDEQWRSVLDTNLTGAFHMIRALAPVFRRQHDGKIVNVSSVHGIRSEFGLANYSASKAGLLGLTRSAALELGPSNVNVNAVAPGYIRTTRLTSGVPAEILDSARERAVLGRLGDPQDVANVVVFLCSEYARHITGVVIPVDGGHLL, from the coding sequence GTGGCCGACCCCGTCGAGCAGCTCCTCGAGGAGATGGTCGAGGAGACGCAGCCCAAGTCGCTCAACTACGGGGCGAGCCTGCGGGGACGGGTGGCGATGGTCACCGGCGGGGCCACGGGGATCGGCAAGGCGATCGCGCTGGAGTTCGCGCGCCACGGGGCGCACGTGGCGTTCAACTACTTCACCTACGACGGCGGCGGCGACATCCGCGGCGAGGCCGAGCAGACGGCGCGCGAGATCACGCACCTGGAGGTGCGCGTCCACCACGACGAGTGCGACGTGCGCGACCCCCGGGCGGTGGAGCGCTTCGTGGCCGAGACGCAGGAGCGCCTGGGCGGCGTGCACATCCTGGTCAACAACGCGGGGATCGCGCGCGACCGCGCCCTCTGGCGGCTCTCCGACGAGCAGTGGCGCTCGGTGCTCGACACCAACCTCACCGGCGCCTTCCACATGATCCGTGCGCTGGCGCCCGTCTTCCGCCGCCAGCACGACGGGAAGATCGTCAACGTCAGCTCGGTGCACGGCATCCGCAGCGAGTTCGGGCTGGCCAACTACAGCGCCTCCAAGGCGGGGCTGCTGGGGCTCACCCGCTCGGCGGCGCTGGAGCTGGGGCCCAGCAACGTGAACGTGAACGCCGTGGCGCCCGGCTACATCCGCACCACGCGGCTCACCAGCGGCGTCCCGGCCGAGATCCTGGACTCGGCGCGCGAGCGCGCGGTGCTGGGGCGCCTGGGCGACCCGCAGGACGTGGCCAACGTGGTGGTCTTCCTCTGCTCCGAGTACGCGCGCCACATCACGGGCGTGGTGATTCCCGTCGACGGGGGGCACCTGCTGTAA
- a CDS encoding isocitrate/isopropylmalate family dehydrogenase, with amino-acid sequence MAHTVTLIPGDGIGPEITEAVVRVLEAADANIEWEHAKAGEGALKELGDPLPKDTLESIRRNRIALKGPLTTPSGTGFRSINVALRQEFELYSNVRPARTLVAGGRYDDIDLVLIRENTEGLYSGVEHYIGIGDDPRAAAESVMLVTRFGVNRILHYAFDYAVKHGRRKVTLAHKANILKYTQGLFLDMGREIAKKYEGRVEFEDRIIDATAMQLVLDPYRFDVIVCENMFGDILSDLIAGLVGGLGLAPGANIGEDAAIFEAVHGSAPDIAGQGVANPAALLMAAVMMLDHMGMNETGRRVQRALEATIREQDTLTPDLGGTGSTSTFADAVIRRL; translated from the coding sequence ATGGCGCACACCGTCACGCTGATCCCGGGCGACGGGATCGGGCCGGAGATCACCGAGGCCGTGGTGCGGGTCCTGGAGGCCGCGGACGCGAACATCGAGTGGGAGCACGCGAAGGCGGGCGAGGGCGCGCTCAAGGAGCTGGGCGACCCGCTGCCGAAGGACACGCTGGAGTCGATCCGGCGCAACCGCATCGCGCTCAAAGGCCCGCTCACCACGCCCAGCGGCACGGGCTTCCGCTCCATCAACGTGGCGCTGCGCCAGGAGTTCGAGCTGTACTCCAACGTGCGCCCCGCGCGCACCCTGGTGGCGGGCGGCCGCTACGACGACATCGACCTGGTGCTGATCCGCGAGAACACCGAGGGGCTCTACAGCGGCGTGGAGCACTACATCGGCATCGGCGACGACCCGCGCGCGGCGGCCGAGAGCGTGATGCTGGTGACCCGCTTCGGCGTCAACCGCATCCTCCACTACGCCTTCGACTACGCGGTGAAGCACGGCCGCCGCAAGGTGACGCTGGCGCACAAGGCCAACATCCTCAAGTACACGCAGGGCCTCTTCCTCGACATGGGGCGCGAGATCGCGAAGAAGTACGAGGGGCGCGTGGAGTTCGAGGACCGCATCATCGACGCGACGGCCATGCAGCTGGTGCTGGACCCCTACCGCTTCGACGTGATCGTCTGCGAGAACATGTTCGGCGACATCCTCTCGGACCTGATCGCCGGGCTGGTGGGCGGGCTGGGGCTGGCGCCGGGCGCCAACATCGGCGAGGACGCGGCCATCTTCGAGGCGGTGCACGGCTCGGCGCCCGACATCGCGGGGCAGGGCGTGGCCAACCCGGCGGCGCTCCTCATGGCTGCGGTGATGATGCTGGACCACATGGGGATGAACGAGACGGGCAGGCGCGTGCAGCGGGCGCTGGAGGCCACCATCCGCGAGCAGGACACCCTGACGCCCGACCTGGGCGGCACCGGGAGCACCTCCACCTTCGCCGACGCGGTGATCCGCCGGCTCTGA
- the phoU gene encoding phosphate signaling complex protein PhoU — MTPVPGMRHFHEELARLKSQLLEMSSLAEELVEQAVDALPERDTARAQSVIARDRDLDAMEIVVDDMCIHLLALQQPLARDLRLITMAMKISNDLERVGDHAVNIAEAVGHLAAQPVFLEFAEIDEMARLAREMLSDALDCFVRADAAAAREVCRRDDRVDQMHESLFRILLTHMMEDPRRIGPSMSLFLVSRNLERIADLATNIAEDVVFLVEGRNIKHGAEIGPPPEEASRFA, encoded by the coding sequence ATGACGCCCGTGCCGGGCATGCGCCACTTCCACGAAGAGCTGGCGCGGCTCAAGTCGCAGCTCCTGGAGATGAGCTCGCTCGCGGAGGAGCTGGTGGAGCAGGCCGTGGACGCGCTCCCCGAGCGCGACACGGCCCGGGCGCAGTCGGTGATCGCGCGCGACCGCGACCTGGACGCCATGGAGATCGTCGTCGACGACATGTGCATCCACCTGCTGGCGCTGCAGCAGCCGCTGGCCAGGGACCTGCGCCTGATCACCATGGCCATGAAGATCTCCAACGACCTGGAGCGCGTGGGCGACCACGCGGTGAACATCGCCGAGGCGGTGGGGCACCTGGCCGCGCAGCCCGTGTTCCTGGAGTTCGCGGAGATCGACGAGATGGCGCGCCTCGCCCGCGAGATGCTCTCCGACGCGCTCGACTGCTTCGTGCGCGCCGACGCGGCGGCCGCGCGCGAGGTGTGCCGGCGCGACGACCGGGTGGACCAGATGCACGAGTCGCTCTTCCGCATCCTGCTCACGCACATGATGGAAGACCCGCGGCGGATCGGCCCGTCGATGTCGCTCTTCCTGGTGAGCCGCAACCTCGAGCGCATCGCCGACCTAGCCACCAACATCGCCGAGGACGTGGTGTTCCTGGTGGAGGGCCGCAACATCAAGCACGGCGCCGAGATCGGCCCCCCGCCCGAGGAGGCCTCCCGCTTCGCCTGA
- a CDS encoding acyl-CoA dehydrogenase family protein → MARFQGVDYFDIDSLLTEEQRMIRDTVREWVDDNLLPVINDAYIGRYLPKQLIPGMAELGVFGANLPEEYGCAGLDNVSYGLIMQELERGDSGIRSFASVQGALCMYPIYAFGSEEQKRKWLPRMAAGEVIGCFGLTEPDFGSNPGGMITRAQKTDDGWVLNGAKMWITNGSTANIAIVWAKTGALDDTKSIRGFVVPTDTPGFTARDQKGKLSLLASDTSELVLQDVRVGDDALLPKSGGLKSPLMCLTQARYGIAWGAVGAAMACYDEALSYAKTRVQFDGKPIAATQIQQTRLAEMLTGITRAQLLCWRLGVLKDEGKVRPEQVSLAKRNNVDMACEVAREARRLLGGNGILVEYQAMRHMANLESVYTYEGTHDIHGLILGNDITGIPAF, encoded by the coding sequence ATGGCCAGGTTCCAGGGCGTAGACTACTTCGACATAGACTCGCTGCTCACCGAGGAGCAGCGCATGATCCGCGACACCGTGCGCGAGTGGGTGGACGACAACCTGCTGCCGGTGATCAACGACGCGTACATCGGGCGCTACCTCCCGAAGCAGCTCATCCCCGGCATGGCCGAGCTGGGCGTCTTCGGCGCCAATCTCCCCGAGGAGTACGGCTGCGCGGGGCTCGACAACGTCAGCTACGGCCTCATCATGCAGGAGCTGGAGCGCGGCGACTCCGGCATCCGCTCCTTCGCCAGCGTGCAGGGCGCGCTCTGCATGTACCCGATCTACGCCTTCGGCAGCGAGGAGCAGAAGCGGAAGTGGCTGCCGCGCATGGCCGCCGGCGAGGTGATCGGCTGCTTCGGCCTCACCGAGCCCGACTTCGGCTCCAACCCCGGCGGGATGATCACCCGCGCGCAGAAGACCGACGACGGCTGGGTGCTGAACGGGGCCAAGATGTGGATCACCAACGGCTCCACCGCCAACATCGCCATCGTCTGGGCCAAGACCGGCGCGCTCGACGACACGAAGTCGATCCGCGGCTTCGTCGTCCCCACCGACACCCCCGGCTTCACCGCGCGCGACCAGAAGGGGAAGCTCTCGCTGCTGGCGTCGGACACCTCCGAGCTGGTGCTGCAGGACGTGCGCGTGGGCGACGACGCGCTGCTGCCGAAGTCCGGCGGCCTCAAGAGCCCGCTCATGTGCCTCACGCAGGCCCGCTACGGCATCGCCTGGGGCGCAGTGGGCGCGGCCATGGCGTGCTACGACGAGGCATTGAGCTACGCGAAAACCAGAGTGCAGTTCGACGGCAAGCCGATCGCCGCCACGCAGATCCAGCAGACGCGCCTGGCCGAGATGCTCACCGGCATCACCCGGGCGCAGCTCCTCTGCTGGCGCCTCGGCGTGCTCAAGGACGAGGGGAAGGTGCGCCCCGAGCAGGTGTCGCTGGCCAAGCGCAACAACGTCGACATGGCGTGCGAGGTGGCCCGCGAGGCGCGGCGGCTGCTGGGCGGCAACGGCATCCTGGTGGAGTACCAGGCCATGCGCCACATGGCCAACCTGGAGTCGGTCTACACCTACGAGGGCACCCACGACATCCACGGCCTGATCCTGGGCAACGACATCACCGGGATCCCGGCGTTCTGA
- the pstC gene encoding phosphate ABC transporter permease subunit PstC, giving the protein MQPTPEEAGVLAGPRPLLSRLVPAWGRGNLSDRTYSAVMAAFGLAIPVLFLFILLRVGAAAWPAVRRFGGGFVAASDWNPVAGSFGALPFVYGTLVSSLLALVIAVPLAVGLAIFLTELAPRWLAAPIAFGTELLAAIPSVVYGLWGIFVLVPWLRAHVQAPLADGLGERVGLFAGPAYGTSILAGGVILAIMIVPFVSAVSREVLAAVPVAQREAALALGATRWEMTWQVALPYATPGIIGAVILGLGRALGETMAITMVIGNRPSVPTSLFAPGYTMASVLANEFSEASDDLHLAALMEIGLLLFGITIVVNSIARFLVWRVARRAGK; this is encoded by the coding sequence ATGCAACCGACGCCCGAAGAGGCGGGGGTGCTGGCCGGCCCCCGCCCGCTCCTTTCCCGGCTGGTCCCCGCGTGGGGGCGCGGCAACCTCTCGGACCGGACGTACTCGGCCGTGATGGCCGCGTTCGGGCTGGCGATCCCGGTCCTCTTCCTCTTCATCCTGCTGCGCGTGGGCGCGGCCGCGTGGCCCGCCGTGCGCCGGTTCGGCGGCGGCTTCGTCGCCGCGAGCGACTGGAACCCGGTGGCGGGGAGCTTCGGCGCCCTGCCGTTCGTCTACGGCACCCTGGTCTCCAGCCTCCTGGCGCTCGTGATCGCGGTGCCGCTCGCGGTGGGGCTCGCCATCTTCCTCACCGAGCTGGCGCCGCGCTGGCTGGCCGCCCCCATCGCCTTCGGCACCGAGCTGCTGGCGGCGATCCCGAGCGTCGTCTACGGCCTCTGGGGGATCTTCGTCCTGGTCCCCTGGCTGCGCGCCCACGTGCAGGCGCCGCTGGCGGACGGCCTCGGCGAGCGCGTCGGGCTCTTCGCGGGGCCGGCGTACGGGACCAGCATCCTGGCCGGGGGGGTGATCCTGGCCATCATGATCGTCCCCTTCGTCTCCGCCGTCTCCCGCGAGGTGCTGGCCGCCGTCCCCGTGGCGCAGCGCGAGGCGGCGCTGGCGCTGGGGGCCACCCGCTGGGAGATGACCTGGCAGGTGGCGCTCCCGTACGCCACCCCCGGGATCATCGGCGCGGTGATCCTGGGGCTCGGGCGCGCGCTGGGCGAGACCATGGCCATCACCATGGTGATCGGCAACCGGCCCAGCGTCCCCACCTCGCTCTTCGCGCCGGGCTACACCATGGCGAGCGTGCTGGCCAACGAGTTCAGCGAGGCCTCCGACGACCTGCACCTGGCCGCGCTGATGGAGATCGGGCTGCTGCTCTTCGGCATCACCATCGTCGTGAACTCGATCGCCCGCTTCCTGGTGTGGCGCGTGGCGCGGAGGGCGGGGAAGTGA
- the pstB gene encoding phosphate ABC transporter ATP-binding protein PstB encodes MHETAAPAPVGAARFESSDPAPAAVSAPETPAVEAADFSFWYGGARALNDITLSIPGRRVTALIGPSGCGKSTFLRSINRMNDLIPGVRHDGDILIRGQSVYDPGVDVVQLRKRVGMVFQKSNPFPKSIYDNVAYGARVNGLARGRRALDEVVERSLRQAALWDEVKDRLDRSALGLSGGQQQRLCIARALAVQPEVLLMDEPASALDPIATQKIEELIYELKDEYTIVIVTHNMQQAARVSDFTAFFYLGGLVEVDRTDVIFTNPRQERTEAYITGRFG; translated from the coding sequence ATGCACGAGACCGCGGCCCCCGCGCCCGTGGGCGCCGCTCGATTCGAATCCTCCGATCCGGCGCCGGCAGCGGTCTCGGCGCCGGAGACCCCCGCCGTGGAGGCGGCGGACTTCTCGTTCTGGTACGGCGGCGCCCGCGCGCTGAACGACATCACGCTCTCGATCCCCGGGCGCCGGGTGACGGCGCTGATCGGGCCCTCGGGGTGCGGGAAGAGCACCTTCCTGCGCTCGATCAACCGGATGAACGACCTGATCCCGGGGGTGCGCCACGACGGCGACATCCTGATCCGCGGCCAGAGCGTCTACGACCCCGGTGTCGACGTCGTCCAGCTGCGCAAGCGGGTGGGGATGGTGTTCCAGAAGTCGAACCCGTTCCCCAAGTCGATCTACGACAACGTGGCGTACGGCGCGCGGGTGAACGGGCTGGCGAGGGGCCGCCGCGCGCTGGACGAGGTCGTGGAGCGCTCGCTCCGCCAGGCCGCGCTCTGGGACGAGGTGAAGGACCGACTGGACCGCAGCGCCCTGGGCCTCTCCGGCGGGCAGCAGCAGCGCCTGTGCATCGCCCGCGCGCTCGCCGTGCAGCCCGAGGTGCTGCTGATGGACGAGCCGGCCAGCGCGCTGGACCCGATCGCCACGCAGAAGATCGAGGAGCTGATCTACGAGCTGAAGGACGAGTACACCATCGTGATCGTGACCCACAACATGCAGCAGGCCGCGCGCGTCTCCGACTTCACCGCCTTCTTCTACCTGGGCGGCCTGGTGGAGGTGGACCGCACCGACGTGATCTTCACCAACCCGCGCCAGGAGCGCACCGAGGCCTACATCACCGGGAGGTTCGGATGA
- a CDS encoding helix-turn-helix domain-containing protein gives MNEEVLLLEPKRSQAGPRPDLPARSLSSTREVAEAAVSSGRGPKYWVAQGVRPLLEVLASGRGPRGDHRIIVLQPLDAARLAVLDAAFYRVLVGNPGTSLLPLEELVEVLASPRRGEFFIGGVVDRQDEVVVLYRGNMEPLLVPTSWFEPSGNGVRPDFDDFGVTDFGQTVRLGEYEATADAVLYEFDAEYRRKLRRQRREEDRSFGACLRRLRLQKGVARDEFPGVSEKQIARIERGETGRPRAATLEAIAARLGVRPEEIEEY, from the coding sequence ATGAACGAGGAAGTCCTTCTGCTGGAGCCGAAGCGGTCCCAGGCCGGCCCGCGCCCCGACCTGCCGGCGCGGAGCCTTTCCTCGACCCGCGAGGTCGCGGAGGCCGCCGTCTCCTCCGGGCGCGGGCCGAAGTACTGGGTGGCGCAGGGGGTGCGGCCCCTGCTGGAGGTGCTGGCGTCGGGGCGCGGGCCGCGCGGCGACCACCGCATCATCGTCCTGCAGCCCCTGGACGCGGCGCGGCTGGCGGTGCTGGACGCGGCGTTCTACCGCGTGCTGGTGGGGAACCCCGGCACCAGCCTGCTGCCGCTGGAGGAACTGGTGGAGGTGCTCGCGTCGCCCCGCCGCGGCGAGTTCTTCATCGGCGGGGTCGTCGACCGGCAGGACGAGGTCGTGGTCCTGTACCGCGGCAACATGGAGCCGCTCCTGGTGCCCACCTCGTGGTTCGAGCCGTCGGGCAACGGCGTCCGCCCCGACTTCGACGACTTCGGGGTCACCGACTTCGGCCAGACGGTGCGCCTGGGCGAGTACGAGGCCACCGCCGACGCCGTCCTCTACGAGTTCGACGCCGAGTACCGCCGCAAGCTGCGCAGGCAGAGGCGCGAGGAGGACCGCTCCTTCGGCGCGTGCCTGCGCCGCCTGCGCCTGCAGAAGGGCGTGGCGCGCGACGAATTCCCCGGCGTCTCCGAGAAGCAGATCGCCCGCATCGAGCGCGGCGAGACGGGCCGGCCGCGCGCCGCCACGCTCGAAGCCATCGCCGCGCGGCTGGGGGTGCGGCCGGAGGAGATCGAGGAGTACTGA
- the pstA gene encoding phosphate ABC transporter permease PstA has product MSGPALQPFGESAAAAVLPGPRLSLRDRRRRATSLVMLTLTGVAAALTVLPLLLIFFHLLKEGVSALGLDFFTERPAPVGEAGGGVGNSILGTFLVVSLAAAIGLPVAVGAGIYLAEGQGSRVANAIRFVTDVMNGIPSIVIGIFVWAWVVVSMGHFSAFAGGVALAIMLVPMVTRTTEEMVRLVPRELKEGALALGLTRWRTTLGVVLPAARSGILTGVLVALARIAGETAPLLFTAFGNPFWEWRLGQPVDALPVRIFQYAISPYEEWHRLAWAGSLLLIALVLAVSLAARFLIRSPYRSR; this is encoded by the coding sequence GTGAGCGGGCCCGCGCTCCAGCCCTTCGGCGAGTCGGCCGCGGCCGCCGTGCTGCCCGGGCCGCGGCTCAGCCTGCGCGACCGCCGGCGCCGCGCCACCAGCCTGGTGATGCTCACGCTCACGGGGGTGGCGGCCGCGCTCACCGTGCTCCCGCTCCTGCTCATCTTCTTCCACCTGCTCAAGGAAGGCGTCTCGGCCCTCGGCCTGGACTTCTTCACCGAGCGGCCGGCGCCGGTGGGCGAGGCGGGAGGCGGGGTGGGGAACTCGATCCTGGGCACTTTCCTGGTGGTGTCGCTGGCCGCCGCGATCGGGCTGCCGGTGGCGGTCGGCGCGGGGATCTACCTGGCCGAGGGGCAGGGGAGCCGCGTGGCGAACGCCATCCGCTTCGTCACCGACGTGATGAACGGGATCCCGTCGATCGTGATCGGGATCTTCGTCTGGGCGTGGGTGGTGGTCTCCATGGGCCACTTCTCCGCCTTCGCGGGCGGGGTGGCGCTGGCCATCATGCTGGTGCCGATGGTGACGCGCACCACCGAGGAGATGGTGCGCCTGGTCCCCCGCGAGCTGAAGGAGGGCGCGCTGGCGCTCGGGCTCACCCGCTGGCGGACGACGCTCGGGGTCGTCCTCCCCGCGGCCAGGAGCGGCATCCTCACCGGCGTGCTGGTGGCGCTCGCGCGCATCGCGGGCGAGACGGCGCCGCTCCTCTTCACCGCCTTCGGCAACCCGTTCTGGGAGTGGCGCCTGGGGCAGCCGGTGGACGCGCTCCCCGTGCGCATCTTCCAGTACGCCATCTCGCCGTACGAGGAGTGGCACCGCCTGGCCTGGGCGGGCTCGCTCCTGCTGATCGCGCTGGTGCTGGCCGTGAGCCTGGCCGCGCGCTTCCTGATCCGCAGCCCCTACCGCAGCCGGTGA